A single window of Aquarana catesbeiana isolate 2022-GZ linkage group LG10, ASM4218655v1, whole genome shotgun sequence DNA harbors:
- the LOC141110337 gene encoding uncharacterized protein — MAREPLNKPVQETGSNNQTVKDHPQGGSGVSTAEKSTTIESLEVASDKGETPPVEENDGLPKEWAASSGVKDGHLHTIKVSVETQTDLGYSEQSSEVKPEPEVEKESDIKEMSTQTLLEEKDQLSPERDVKGKKKKQRPKKKRPSKEKKEAQPNLSSDDTQSWSISFQLPLKSGNIFQLVSCLVLLLFFCFIGVTQCFPVDNVKEGCHVYSVVAHSSITNTILAITKGRTDLCEISVNMSQRRVSCAGDWVFLINETSLLLFTDHKEKSDSYFLEAGEMQTFPFKYEGVFRDLESALKQFNPEEALTTPSVPTENPPAPLTAEKMPGWEIALIVLGILVLTAAIIVVGLCVFRGRLCKGNCQNGPPPADPDELETMGNSRVGNGPEHPATA, encoded by the exons ATGGCCAGGGAGCCCCTGAATAAACCTGTTCAAGAAACTGG GTCCAATAATCAAACGGTGAAAGACCATCCCCAAGGTGGGTCTGGAGTTAGTACAGCCGAGAAGTCAACGACCATCGAATCGCTGGAGGTTGCGAGTGATAAGGGAGAGACACCACCAGTGGAAGAAAATGATGGATTGCCCAAGGAATGGGCTGCTTCTTCTGGGGTTAAGGATGGTCACCTTCACACAATTAAAGTAAGCGTTGAAACCCAGACAGACTTAGGATACTCTGAGCAGAGCTCAGAGGTGAAACCAGAACCAGAAGTGGAAAAGGAAAGCGATATTAAGGAGATGAGCACACAAACCCTCTTAGAAGAAAAGGACCAGCTTTCACCGGAACGTGACgtcaaaggaaaaaagaaaaaacagcgacCGAAAAAGAAACGTCCCTCAAAAGAGAAGAAAGAAGCCCAACCGAATCTATCAAGTGATGACACACAAAGCTGGTCCATCTCATTCCAACTTCCATTGAAGTCTG GTAACATATTTCAACTGGTTTCCTGTTTGGTCCTTCTTTTGTTCTTCTGCTTCATTGGGGTCACACAAT GCTTTCCAGTGGACAATGTGAAAGAAGGGTGCCATGTCTACAGCGTTGTTGCACACAGCAGCATCACCAATACAATCCTGGCTATTACAAAAGGGAGAACAGATCTGTGTGAGATCTCGGTAAACATGTCCCAGAGGAGAGTCTCCTGTGCTGGAGACTGGGTCTTCCTCATCAACGAGACGTCACTGCTTCTGTTCACTGATCACAAGGAGAAGAGCGACTCCTACTTTCTGGAAGCTGGAGAGATGCAAACCTTTCCATTCAAATATGAAG GTGTATTCAGGGATCTAGAATCAGCTCTAAAACAATTCAATCCTGAAGAAGCTCTGACTACCCCTTCTGTACCTACTGAAAACCCGCCAGCTCCGCTTACCGCTGAAAAAATGCCTGGCTGGGAAATTGCTTTAATCGTTTTAGGAATACTGGTGCTCACCGCTGCAATTATAGTGGTGGGGCTGTGTGTGTTCAGAGGCAG